The nucleotide window ATGAAAAGCAAAAAACATGTAGTCCTTTCCTGCTTGGCTCGTTCAAATAACAGTAGAAACTTCATTAGATTTCCAAGAAACCATAAAGGTTGGTtagatttcttttttctttatgtAATCATTTTCATGACATCATTGTTGCAGTAATGCACGAGCCATTGGCCATGAAACTTGTGGCCTCAGCTTTCCAGCGAAGCTCAACGTCTTGTGCAATTCTTCTGGCATCAATTGACGCGCCAAGCAGGCCACGCTTTGTAAAGCCAACTGCATATAACCCATTTCCACCTTTCCATCCATTTGGGAATGACTTGTGGGGCAGCCCATCTTTCTCTGAAAACATTTCGTTACCCTGATCAAGCACAAAAATTCACCATCAGAAAATCTTTTTCttcgataataataataataataataataataataataataataaataacaaaTTTTATCAATGGAAATAAAGGGTATGTTTGGTATCACAATTAATAAATAACAAAATCAAAAActgtttatatttattattatttatttattgaaaacTGTTTTTTTATCAGTATACTTGCATAAATGAATTGttttttaagaaataataaatataaattattaattaatgacttttcatatatatatatatatatatatatatatatatatatatatatataccttaattataattattatagataaataaattaatttaaacaaatttaagctataattaattaaataatatataaactcaaatattattaaaaaaaatttgaactATAGTATTCCCTCCACCATCTGTACTTATAAGTTGTaaagaattatatttaaaaaagaaaaaaaaaataaagaagtaTTGCAGGATAAAGTAACCCATTAtctccttattattattattatttttttaactaaaataaCGTTGGAAAGTGGAAATCAAGATTTGTGGTTTTCAGCATAACTGTTTTTGCTTTCAAAACGCTTATAgacaattgatgaaaattaaacgATAATAGATATTAGCGAACGTGTTTCAATTTTTTTTGAAAAGGAAAACAAAAAACCATAAACCAAAACATTAACGAACACTCCCTAAAATTAAATGTAATTCACGCGGTTCTTTGCACGATTTGTCATTAAAATTATATAGTCTTCGTATTAGTAAAATCCATTAAATGAATCTTAATGTAAAGTTAGTCATTGATCAATTTCGAGTTGATCTGAAACTgccaatttaactaaatttgcaattCAACGGGACAAATTTTAACAACCGTCTCTAAACTTTATAACATTACAGtctttcaacttaaaaatgtaacacaaAACGTCGTCAACTTTtacattttacacagtaaaatctctctctAACTTCTAATTATCGATTTTTCAGTTAGATGCTAACCTGGACAGTTTTAGCATAGTTtaatcagtatttctcttttttttattaagcCATGTGTAAATAGAATCATTCTTCTATCtatagatagaataatttttcaaATGTAGAGAGAATCATTTTaaactttgcataagagaggaaagagaaatgTTGACAAAACACCATGTGAAAACTGTTCACAtcagagagattttactgtgtaaaatttgaaaatttagggGATTGATGCTGACGTGGACAGTTTCAGCATGATTTTAATTTGAAATAGTTATAGTTCACAACGGTTTTGATTTGACTCTACCtattatcaaataataataaaattttagatatcgtttataattcaaaaattaaaacaaaaaaatacAAACTCAatgtataaattttaaaaaaagaaataaaagaaaacaagTTTTAAATCGATTGGTTCTGGTTCTAACCTGTTGGTTTTGGGCCCAGTTCAAGTAGGGAGGGCGCTTAACTGACCCACTAACCTCGATTTAAAATCGATTCAAGGTCCTAAACCATTGGCTAGAGCCGAAACCAAGTTTGACCAAGGTCGgtctcaattcaattcaatgatcGAACCTGTCTTTAGTCAAGTTTATTTTAATGGACACAAATTTGCACCTATTAGAAAAATAGTTAATTTAGTGCAACTGAAATCatcttcagaaatgtgtaatTTCGAGTTAAGGGTGGAgcaaaatcaaatgaaaaaaaaatatatattaataaacaAACCTTCAACCAAGAAGATACGTTGCTTTTGTAACCTGTGGCTAGGATGATAGCATCAAAATTTTCCTTGCTTCCATCAACAAACTCTACATATTGATGCATTAGTCTCCGTATTCCCTGGCAAACCTACAAATTAGGGGGAAAATCACATGATTAGGTTGCAAATCAATTTGTGATGAGTGATGCTTCTATATGATTTTAAATGATGTCGAGAGTTAATTGGTTATAAACCTTAATATGCCCACTTTTGATCTTAGCAAGAGTTCCCAAATCCAAAACAGGTGTTTTTCCTGTGGCAGTTTTGAGCTGCATGGGACCAAGTTTAGGACGATGGAGGCCATAGTGAGAAGTATCACCGAGCATGAAACGGGACACCAGTAATAAAATTTGATCCACAAGGCGCATGGGAAACCATTTAAGCAGCCAGATGGACAATCCAAAAGTTGATCTTCCAAGCATCTCTTGTGGCAAGACGTGCACCTGCAATAACACGCCCAAAAGAAAAGTTGCTTCTTTAATTCACTGCAATGTTATTTTCCATATATACTTTAGAATCTTCAACACTTTCCAgagaaaaatttttattaaagaaAAGAACAGGCTGTAAGAGATATGTGAGTTTTTGAAATGCTAACCATGGTTACGCATGCAAACATTTACCAAGAAAATGAGAGATTTGCAAATTTAAATGTAAATATGtaacaaaatacatttcataacatTAATGCCAAAAGTCAAGAACAcatcagaaaataaagtttaCAAGAATAGTTGAGTCAAACAAGTAATTTCCAGCTCCCTCACCAAGTGGGTGAAAGTGGCATAATAAAGGCCTCGTCTTTGCCTTGTTTCTATTGTTGCAGAACATATTCCCATAAAGTAtaatatttttctattttctATGCTTATGTTATTTTTCCCAAAGGAAACCCCAGTATTAATTCCCAATTAGAAGATGAAGATATTTTACAAGAAATAATTGCCCACTGTGTATTGGTGCAATATATTTGATAAGTTGGTAAAAGAATAATGAAGGCTATCCTGATTTTTCATCAAATTCATTCCTTTGAATGGTAGGGAGAGAGTGCAAGGAATTTGGAGGAGATTATCTCACTCAGAGATGAGTTGctttcaataaatgagagagctTATAGGTATGCTCACCGAGTCTCTAACCACGATGGATGGACGAGCATTATGGCTGCAAAGATCTAGGCAGACTTCCATGCCTGAATTCCCACATCCAATCACTAAAACATTCTTCCCACGAAACAACTCCCCGCTCTTGTATGAGCTGGTGTGAAGAATAGGACCCTCAAACTGATTCATTCCTTCAATATCTGGCACAACCTCCTCAGCATTTTCGCCGGTGGCAACAATTAGCCATTGACAAACATACTCAGTCTCCTCCTGCTTCAGCCCCAAGGTCTTGACCTTCCAAAACCCACATCGAGAATCGAATTCTGCACTCACCACCGTTTTATTGAAGATCGGTGCTAGACCAAAATGGTTTGTGTAAGCCTCTAAGTAGGCCACAAACTGTTGTTTGGTCGGGTAGGTTGGGAAATTGGAAGGGAATGGCATGAGAGGGAGCTCACAGAAGTGCTTTGGAAGATGAAGGTGGAGACGATCGTAGGTTTTGAGCTGCCACAAGGAAGCTATGCAATTAGCCCTTTCAAGAATCAAGCTTGGAACACCGTTTTCTTTAAGGCAAGCAGCAGTGGCAAGACCTGAAGGTCCAGCACCAACTATGACAGGTCCAGGCACCCATATAGACCTGCTTGGTAATATAGGCATCTTGTTGTTGACATGGTCATGTAACCTTTTGCCTACCACTTCCTTCAAGTAGTCCATGAGCAGCACAGGGAGCTAAAAAATTTGAACAACTGAAAAGAGCTAACTAAAGGTGAGCGAAGTTCATGCAAAAGGGGAAACTATAAAAAGAACCCATTTCAACACAAAATATGACTCATGATCTCTCTCTTGTGGATTAGGATGAAATTTGAGACACAGTTTTATCTTATCCAAAAGAAGATATTTAAGAGAAAAAGATGCAATTGTGAATTCCTGGATTTTTGGAAAAATGGATTACTTTGAGAAGGTCTTCCCTCCTCGTGAAATTACAAGGGGTTTGATCTTCTGGTTTTGTTCAATGGATGAGAAAACGAAGGGCGAGAGCTGCGGAACCAAAAACCAACACTTTGAAGGTGTGATTCAcaatatggaattgagttgaaatTATAGGGCAACTTCACTCTCTGCATATATATACAGTAgaatccttttattttattttttaattttgtttggtACCATGACGATACTTCTCTAGCtctgttactgttagtaatcacTAACTACCATTAACCAATTTCGTCCTCTCTTCATTGAGAGAGAAAAAATGGATTGCATTAACAACCAACAACCGAAGAAAGATCAGCTTGACAAGCCTCAACTACAGAACAAAGGCACAAGGACATCTAGCTACTCCCTTGGTCCTATTAATTACTTAAAACTTTTATAATAATTAGAATATGATGTGTAATTAATTTTTACATGATAATAAAAGACCTATTGGGTTGGAACTGCCCATTTGACCGCTTATGGTTGGGATTAGTTTTAGTTCAAAATGATTTTGATTCAAAATTGTTCTATTTTAAAACAAATTCGGTTTAAAATGATTTAATACaattttggtttgattttaatttgatcaattcgggtattatcaaattataataaatttttaaacaatatttattttattttattgtgtaGTTGATCAAACTGATAAACTAATGTGAGCTAATCAATTCAACTAATCAATAACAACAAAATTTATTTACTATATATTGGCGAGAAAAAATAAAcccataattttattttaaaaaaaagtctttaaagttaaaaataaattgaGTTAATttggtaattttttattttttattttaaaatataatctcttattttataataaataataaatatatataaataatatttttatttatttttaacatataattaatatttcataaatatttaaacatTCATAGAAATTTTTTTATGCACTACTCAtaagtattaaaaaattaataataatatttaaaaattaaatagttttatataaaagtagtaataaaagtaataatatttattgattttttttatctatatttaatttattataaatttaaaatattaaatatatagtaAAATAAATCAGACCAAGTAATAATTTCCCTCGAATCTGAACTAGTAATTGTTGACACTTCCCATCCTAAACAAGCTATAGCATTGACGCATCAGGAGGTAGGAGATTCAAAGATAATATGACCCTGAGATAAATAGACgacataatattattattatgaacTAAGAAATGAAGagtttgaattttgaaattattattattattattattattatattatgtgAGAAATGTGGGTGTGTACAAAAATTCCACAACTCCAATCATTTTTGAGGATTGTATCTAAAATAAATGTGTGAAGTACACAGTGGGATGGTATGTACGTGAGAATCAAAGTGCACTATTTTGCAGATCACATCCATCAATCACCTCCGAaagagttttcttccatgccaaacATTATACAATTATacaaataatatttttctttaaaaaaaatatatatatatatatatatatatatatatccttccTCTCATCATCAGTGATTTGGGTTTGGTAACTCTCCAAAAAGGAGGGAGTGTTATCCCTTGACCTTTGCCAAGCAAGGGGTCAAAGGTGAGCATTAAGGGCttcactatttattttttatccttTCACTAAATTTAGCGGTAAATgtgaaattatttaattaaaaatgagtatcaAGATTTAAATAGTGGTGAGCATTcaatttaaattgaattgaattgaattattaaaattaaattaattaaattattatattttaaaaattaaatcgaattaaaatatttaaaaaattaaattaaattgaattgtctCAAATTAGTTTGATTCGGTTCGAACCGATCGATTTTTAggctttaataaaaaatttttatttatatttgattttcaagttatttgatctaactAATCTTATAACCatcaatcaatgaaattaaataatttatatatataatacataaattctctgtaaaaataaagtaatttaaaaatcaataaaataatttagttcaattaattttttttcttaaaatcaaatcgaattaaaatatttaaaatctaaaaccaaaccaaattaccttaaaaatcaaatcaaattactgaattaAAACGATTAGGTTTGATTGATTCATTTCAAAATGAATAGTGCTCGCTACTAGATTCAAATACCATTAAATACTATTTCAttctttaatatttaaaaaataacaaCATTAAAGTTATTGTCATAAATTAAAGACAATATACATTGAGGTAGAGTGGCTCATATTAAAAAAAGCAATTGTactaaaaatatcaaatatttacatcaaatcatgattatatttaaaatttttaattttatttgaaatagttaaatctttaaaattttacataattgTATGCAAAAGGATGAAATTGAATTTAAAAAGTTAAtggtaaattataatatattaccTAAAGTTTTATATGATTaacaatacaaattttaaatataatcatGATTTAACATAATGTTTGACATTTTTAATACATTgataaactttatatttaaaaagaaaatatattttatatttatttttaattaacattttatactaaaaaatatttttattactttaaattgacgtaattattttttaaaattaaattaaataaatatatgtatatgaaGATTAacatttttttcttaaaaataaaaagaaaaaaaatcataatttgaatacataaagaaaaaaagaaaaaaaaatcataatcttCATAATTTGGATATATAGATACATTATATTattggattttttttatttaaacccGTTTTACTATTGACCCAAGATATAAAATGTATAATGGGGTTctcttattaaatatataattctcatatatttttatattaaattcataatagattgagttcagtatatatatatattcttttatttGGCGCAGCTGAGCCATTCTGGACTTGAATCAGAGACCTCAACCGTGAAGTAAATCATCACACTTACGGTGCAACTAATTGGGAAAGAATTAATAGATTCCTTTTAGGAAGTGATTCATCCTTTTATTTATGTAAAGGAAATGTGTCACATATAATAATGTTTCTACAAACATAATGAGAAGAAATAAATCCATTCCAAAATGCACTAGTTAATGATTctgaaaaaatgaattaaaattaaaatttatttattttattagaattgGATACAAAAAGTTCTTGATTTGTGAATATACATTGTTAGGTGATCTATTTTATTTTCCTATTGAGGTCAAACTTAAATTTGTACTCGAAAGATAGATGTTCATACATTGATAAGAGATGCATGAATTCTCGAGAAGAGATGAGCCATGATGATCCTCTAGACTGCCCGAAGGTAGTATAGATATCATTATAGAATAAATTGATCGTTGAAATGATAATTGATATAACAGAAATAcaagttattaattttttatttatatatatatatatatatgagctcCCACAATATTTTGAAGCGTGCAATATAACAACTGTTAGCCTTTCCCTTTGGTTTTCTATTCCATGTTGGCATTTCCAATACAAACGCATGCCATGCTCTGCCTCTTCACGTCTATTAAAGCAACCAGTCCTCCATTATGACATGCCCACAAGTTCTCTTTCTGTCAGACCAATATTTTCTTCTCTTATAGTCTCTAGTTTGCATGATTTTGATcagtagcttttttttttttactcacccACAGACTCAACGTGAAGTGATGGCTTTTACTACTCTAGGCTTAAAATAATTACAGTTTGAGTAAGGTTTGAAGAATAATTATATATTCTTTTAACACATTTTGTATATGCTATTGTCTATTGAATttgaaatgtgaataaatataagTCACAAAGGGGTGGGTCTcatctttttaaattttaaactttactattttatata belongs to Hevea brasiliensis isolate MT/VB/25A 57/8 chromosome 4, ASM3005281v1, whole genome shotgun sequence and includes:
- the LOC110652192 gene encoding indole-3-pyruvate monooxygenase YUCCA2-like produces the protein MDYLKEVVGKRLHDHVNNKMPILPSRSIWVPGPVIVGAGPSGLATAACLKENGVPSLILERANCIASLWQLKTYDRLHLHLPKHFCELPLMPFPSNFPTYPTKQQFVAYLEAYTNHFGLAPIFNKTVVSAEFDSRCGFWKVKTLGLKQEETEYVCQWLIVATGENAEEVVPDIEGMNQFEGPILHTSSYKSGELFRGKNVLVIGCGNSGMEVCLDLCSHNARPSIVVRDSVHVLPQEMLGRSTFGLSIWLLKWFPMRLVDQILLLVSRFMLGDTSHYGLHRPKLGPMQLKTATGKTPVLDLGTLAKIKSGHIKVCQGIRRLMHQYVEFVDGSKENFDAIILATGYKSNVSSWLKGNEMFSEKDGLPHKSFPNGWKGGNGLYAVGFTKRGLLGASIDARRIAQDVELRWKAEATSFMANGSCITATMMS